In a single window of the Neodiprion virginianus isolate iyNeoVirg1 chromosome 1, iyNeoVirg1.1, whole genome shotgun sequence genome:
- the LOC124301851 gene encoding uncharacterized protein LOC124301851, whose translation MGSSRKERCLIIVALFVAYLELANAIDCYQCLGTDSGHPFQCNEFLTSDIDIQPEPCDNVYGAQYCIKHIGRFEALGLDCYQCASASEWECMEGDLVKEALQLKNCSHVFEARYCVKTVGRYGGGIGTKRYCSSLDLGNYCNYVQQRGDTLEYRTCVYTCNGDGCNPASLAALPSIISLLIPSFIIGYVMIYRR comes from the exons ATGGGAAGTTCGCGCAAAGAGAGATGCTTGATAATAGTCGCACTCTTTGTGGCGTATCTTGAATTAG CGAACGCAATTGATTGCTATCAATGCCTGGGTACGGATTCGGGTCATCCCTTTCAGTGCAACGAGTTTCTGACGAGCGACATCGACATTCAACCAGAGCCATGCGATAATGTTTACGGTGCTCAATACTGCATCAAGCACATTGGACGATTCGAGG CCTTGGGTCTAGACTGCTATCAGTGCGCATCAGCTTCGGAATGGGAATGCATGGAGGGTGACTTGGTGAAAGAAGCTTTgcagttgaaaaattgcagTCACGTTTTCGAGGCCCGCTACTGCGTCAAGACCGTCGGACGATACGGAG GTGGAATTGGGACGAAGAGATATTGTTCGTCACTGGATCTGGGCAACTACTGCAATTACGTACAACAGCGTGGCGACACGCTCGAATATCGTACTTGCGTTTACACTTGTAACGGTGACGGATGTAATCCGGCATCCCTCGCCGCATTACCGAGTATAATTTCTCTCTTAATTCCTAGTTTCATTATCGGCTACGTGATGATATACAGGAGGTAA